In Heliangelus exortis chromosome 3, bHelExo1.hap1, whole genome shotgun sequence, the genomic stretch CGCGGCTCGGCCGTTAGAACGGGGCGGCTCTGGCGGGAGGCGGCGCCATGGGGGTTCACGGCATCAAGGCGGTGTTCTTCGACTTGGACAACACGTTGGTCGACACGGCGGCGGCCGGGCGGCGCGCCATCGAGGAGGTACTGACCTTGTTCCCCGCCCCCCCTCACACTCCCACATCCCCGGGACGGTGGCGGTGGTGCCACGCGTCCCCCTGCCCGCCGGCACCGACAGGCAGCCGGGGCCCCTCGAGGCCGTCAAGGGATGCGGCGCGGTgccgggagggagggaggggggtgcGCGGCGCCGGGGTCCGTCGGTCCGTGCATCGCTCTGATGGGGGCCCCTTGTCTGATAAAGGTGATGAACGCCCTGCAGTCCAAGCACCACTGCGCCGAGGGAGAAGCCCGTCTCATCTGCGATAAGGTCCAGGCCAAGCTTCTCAAGGAATGTCACGATCCCGCCAAGATGTGCATCACCGACCTGCGGATTTCGCACTGGGAGGAGGCGATCCAGGAGACGATCGGGGGGGAGGCGAACCGCAACCTGGCCGCCGAGTGCTATTTCCTGTGGAAAACGACCCGCCTGCAGCATCTCACCCTGGCCGAGGACACCCGGGGCATGCTCACCGAGCTGCGGAAAGGCCTCCGCTTGCTGCTCCTGACCAACGGCGACAGACAGACGCAGAGGGAGAAGATCGAAGCGTGCGCCTGTCAGCCCTACTTCGATGCCATTGTTGtgggaggagagcagaaggaagagaaacCGGCGCCATCCATATTTCATTACTGTTGCGATCTCCTGGGGGTGCAGCCCGCAGAGTGTGTTATGGTTGGTGACTCCCTAGATACAGATATTCAAGGAGGCCTGAATGCTGGCTTGAAAGCAACTGTCTGGTTAAACAAAACAATGGCAACCCCTCTAGATACCTCCCCAGTACCTCACtatattatttcttctgttctggATCTTCCAGCAGTTTTACAGAAGATGGAGCACAAAATTAATGCTAAGTTAGGAACTGACCATATAGCTAGCAGTAATGAAGCACACTGATGGTTCCAGCATACAGACGTGCTGAGCTGTTGGGTGACTCaggtgcttttaaaaaatttgatCCTAGGGTTTTGAACTCATGCATGGTATGCTTTCTTAAATAGCAGATGGATAAGAGCACATGGAAACATATCAGTGGAAACAGGATAGATACAAAGaattagattaatttaaaaatgcaagtgCAGTTAATTTAAAACAACTGCCTTTGTTTGGAAATCATTTTGACAGACTGTGGCTAAAGTCTGTCTGTCTCAGACCTAAGTTGCCAGTCTCTTGTTTTTatagcagaaaagaaaatgtgaatgtTTTGATCTTTCACATGACTTGCTGACTTGTGAGTTCAGCAGGAGCTTCAGTTCAAACCTTGTTTGCAGTGTGTAAAGACAACAAGAAAGAGTGTGGTACAATCGGGTAAATCTGCGCAATTGATTGGCAGTTTATCTCAGGAACTGGAGTAAATTTTGCTATTTATAAATCCAGAAGTTATTGACAGAATTTATTATGAATCAGACCATTAGAAAATGCTTTACCTTTGatctttttttcaagttttcaggttttagaattttttccagtctttgcAGTGACTCTGTACTTCTTGccaaaaatacattaaaattttgcatttgtatAGGGGACCATTTATCAGAGGGACTTGTTGAATAGTTTTTACTTTATATAACCTCGGTGCTTATGCAGATATGCAGTATACTTGTAATTTAGATTATGATTTTTGTTGGAATCTAATTGATGAAACAGGGATATTTTCAATGGTCTTCTTTAATGTACGGTCAAACTCTTTAAATCTAAtatattgttttgtttgattttattacTGCAGACTCTTGAGAAACTGTTCTAGGTCTTGCTCAGGCGTATGACTTAGATTCAGTTGCAGGATCAGCGCTTTTTTGACTGTTTCAATGACACTGCTCTACAATCCCTCCTTACTCCAGTTTCTACACGTATTTCACGTGATTTTCTCTGGAGAAAATATGAGTTAGTTGTTTGTAAATGGCATTCACGACTCTCTTCCAGGAAATTGGGAAGTTATGTTGTATGTCTTAGAGTACTGTGTACAACTTTGTAATGTGTATGTGCTGTTTCCACTAGATGCAGATGACTCTAAAACACTAACATTTCTCTCTCCCAGGTCATTCttaacaatttaatttttctttacttcataTTCTTACTGTGTAATAGGAAAGTTTTCATATATTAAAAGGAAGTGCAAACACTTGGAAAACCGGCATATTTCAAAACCTATTTTCTATACATACATTGGGCTGAATATCTAAGCATATTTGAGCAATCAAGTTTTGTATTTTACAATAAATTCATGAGAAATCTTTGCTGGCAGAAGATCATCTGGCATGTGCATAGCAATAAACAATCAGTATAAAGTACAGGAAATGGATGTGTAGAAGGAATCCTGTATAGAAGAAAGGTTCCTTTGTTTCACTTGACGTGACTTTAAGATAAATCTTGCATGGGATGACAGATTTAGGGGAGGCTGTTGCTGATCAGGGTTAAATTATTTGGTAAAGATTTTAGGTTACATCAAAATATGCTGCTACATtgagggcagggaaggaaat encodes the following:
- the NANP gene encoding N-acylneuraminate-9-phosphatase; the encoded protein is MGVHGIKAVFFDLDNTLVDTAAAGRRAIEEVMNALQSKHHCAEGEARLICDKVQAKLLKECHDPAKMCITDLRISHWEEAIQETIGGEANRNLAAECYFLWKTTRLQHLTLAEDTRGMLTELRKGLRLLLLTNGDRQTQREKIEACACQPYFDAIVVGGEQKEEKPAPSIFHYCCDLLGVQPAECVMVGDSLDTDIQGGLNAGLKATVWLNKTMATPLDTSPVPHYIISSVLDLPAVLQKMEHKINAKLGTDHIASSNEAH